Proteins from one Nicotiana tabacum cultivar K326 chromosome 23, ASM71507v2, whole genome shotgun sequence genomic window:
- the LOC142177473 gene encoding heavy metal-associated isoprenylated plant protein 30-like isoform X1, which translates to MVNILEKLFGSFVSAIASYCFLHYHHHPTPHHQSNHKRINKHNMTKARPLSLQTVELKVRMCCTGCERVVKDAVFKLRVCVFHIITSGVESVEVELEMEKVTVVGYVERNKVLKAVRRGGKKAEFWPYPNPPLYFTSSNNYYKDMTAEYKESYNYWRHGYNVAEKHGNLPVTHRGDDKVSNLFNDDNVNACCLM; encoded by the exons ATGGTTAACATACTTGAGAAATTATTTGGCTCTTTTGTCTCTGCCATCGCTAGTTATTGTTTTTTACACTATCATCATCATCCTACTCCTcatcaccaaagcaatcataaaCGCATCAACAAACACAACATGACTAAGGCTCGGCCACTTTCTTTACAG ACGGTGGAACTCAAAGTAAGGATGTGTTGCACTGGCTGCGAAAGAGTTGTCAAAGATGCTGTCTTCAAGCTTAGAG TATGTGTTTTTCACATAATTACTTCAGGGGTAGAGTCGGTGGAGGTGGAGTTGGAGATGGAGAAGGTGACAGTGGTAGGATATGTGGAACGAAATAAGGTGCTCAAGGCAGTGAGAAGGGGAGGGAAGAAGGCGGAATTCTGGCCATATCCAAACCCACCCCTCTACTTCACATCCTCAAACAATTACTACAAAGATATGACGGCTGAGTACAAGGAGAGCTACAACTACTGGAGGCATGGCTATAATGTTGCTGAAAAGCACGGCAATCTTCCTGTTACACATCGAGGTGATGACAAAGTCAGCAACTTGTTTAACGATGACAACGTCAATGCTTGCTGCCTCATGTGA
- the LOC142177473 gene encoding heavy metal-associated isoprenylated plant protein 30-like isoform X2: MVNILEKLFGSFVSAIASYCFLHYHHHPTPHHQSNHKRINKHNMTKARPLSLQTVELKVRMCCTGCERVVKDAVFKLRGVESVEVELEMEKVTVVGYVERNKVLKAVRRGGKKAEFWPYPNPPLYFTSSNNYYKDMTAEYKESYNYWRHGYNVAEKHGNLPVTHRGDDKVSNLFNDDNVNACCLM, translated from the exons ATGGTTAACATACTTGAGAAATTATTTGGCTCTTTTGTCTCTGCCATCGCTAGTTATTGTTTTTTACACTATCATCATCATCCTACTCCTcatcaccaaagcaatcataaaCGCATCAACAAACACAACATGACTAAGGCTCGGCCACTTTCTTTACAG ACGGTGGAACTCAAAGTAAGGATGTGTTGCACTGGCTGCGAAAGAGTTGTCAAAGATGCTGTCTTCAAGCTTAGAG GGGTAGAGTCGGTGGAGGTGGAGTTGGAGATGGAGAAGGTGACAGTGGTAGGATATGTGGAACGAAATAAGGTGCTCAAGGCAGTGAGAAGGGGAGGGAAGAAGGCGGAATTCTGGCCATATCCAAACCCACCCCTCTACTTCACATCCTCAAACAATTACTACAAAGATATGACGGCTGAGTACAAGGAGAGCTACAACTACTGGAGGCATGGCTATAATGTTGCTGAAAAGCACGGCAATCTTCCTGTTACACATCGAGGTGATGACAAAGTCAGCAACTTGTTTAACGATGACAACGTCAATGCTTGCTGCCTCATGTGA